A genomic region of bacterium contains the following coding sequences:
- a CDS encoding DUF3854 domain-containing protein — MRVAMPTENTKPYHRYKGFYRLEEEARRQLSELVAGCKPEFLVLPAEAQAGVVERLRPEAQRAILNALEGRTQIEEEHFGYDWSDVLPRLQPSPLRQAAGQYLLEHLPAPIRHALDEPDVSRRDKIEWLYRETVDRLRKFTPYLPSEERELADWKRQCPEAYSRAEQTAHKTARLHQDRSRKTGGTVLSDEARELAFTGHLIAARKLYQHVLDLSECYDGNTTAVGLKVPPDMQARYGTRAYVRLGIASKPVIYRDPSSEEMEQFQALLDGPMLRNLQEKVCPWTTETAAAQKIDVNLLARAYCQIVRPLDGQDRSATVHEGTLRHLGQDLNYYRLLGFREDIAPEHARMFEDLLDSNPGLQEFLDQPSVQGAFKAHRLGQGVVELSLRAAVAHELVHAARNWRPDCVASQPNVVAQAQGTIPHIIQDLAAYHDALMQSDYLAVRQRNFFKERLMVEHLNCATPKERARIESYYRPIAVVLAARDDQSNEPVPSDWKSLRSYFDPVTKREYTDYQVELPEGRAILCLRKGASPQIGLDAAKRLLDLGQPAQVNDSAARIKGVRISELSYNELNSSCLRPISMARMQFYTSFSPAKTLDILRGTSDEPTTENLIEALRPCFVLRYSDTYCRIKPAEMIRVKYRTPTGEKKNPCWDASQALCGLRSPANDPNMRDRLQNPKWGLIIIEGEKKAALLAQMCVERSLPYHVMSLPGVWMGLARGKLVEELNQFGMQDASGRRRNCHIFFDNDKAFKAGVTHALIETAAALQRAGARVFVPNLPFGKKVKGTDDYAMAHCRRGDMIDYQPLIDILENAVHVPERPRKVKYPASEQEREINRKLNEAEQIHELQSALRENRLDGPESRQLFLLQAPYLFKSSTERQNSTFWDSLNERGRESLLEPLLKDNPAMKLLRQACGGIPRFDEGPTAKDFTNGNPPLVAQPAILAPELFALS; from the coding sequence ATGAGAGTCGCCATGCCGACCGAGAACACCAAGCCATACCACCGCTACAAGGGATTTTACCGACTGGAAGAGGAGGCCCGGCGACAGCTTTCCGAGCTGGTGGCGGGATGCAAACCGGAGTTCCTCGTCCTCCCGGCCGAAGCGCAGGCTGGCGTCGTCGAGCGGCTGCGGCCTGAAGCGCAGCGCGCCATCCTGAATGCCCTCGAGGGCCGGACTCAGATCGAAGAGGAGCATTTCGGCTACGATTGGAGCGACGTTTTGCCGCGACTTCAACCCAGCCCGCTGCGCCAGGCCGCGGGCCAGTACCTGTTGGAACATCTTCCTGCTCCCATTCGACATGCCCTCGATGAGCCGGATGTTTCCCGCCGGGATAAGATCGAGTGGCTGTACCGGGAAACGGTCGACCGCCTCCGGAAGTTCACGCCGTATCTGCCCTCCGAGGAACGCGAGTTGGCAGATTGGAAGCGCCAATGCCCCGAGGCCTACAGTCGCGCGGAGCAGACTGCACACAAAACGGCGCGGCTCCATCAGGATCGGAGCCGCAAGACAGGCGGAACAGTACTCTCCGATGAAGCCCGCGAACTGGCCTTTACCGGGCACCTGATCGCCGCGCGCAAACTCTATCAGCACGTCCTCGATCTTTCCGAATGCTACGATGGCAACACGACCGCCGTGGGTTTGAAAGTGCCGCCGGACATGCAGGCGCGCTACGGCACTCGGGCTTACGTGCGACTGGGCATCGCCAGCAAGCCCGTCATTTATCGTGATCCTTCTTCTGAGGAAATGGAGCAGTTCCAGGCTCTGTTGGATGGGCCGATGCTCCGCAATCTCCAGGAAAAGGTCTGCCCCTGGACCACGGAGACCGCAGCCGCCCAGAAGATTGATGTGAATCTTCTGGCTCGAGCCTATTGCCAGATCGTCCGGCCCTTGGATGGGCAGGACCGGAGCGCAACGGTGCATGAAGGCACGCTCCGGCATCTGGGACAAGACCTGAACTATTATCGGCTGCTCGGCTTCCGCGAGGACATTGCGCCCGAGCACGCCCGGATGTTCGAGGACCTGCTCGACTCTAATCCCGGATTGCAGGAGTTTCTGGATCAGCCCAGCGTCCAAGGGGCCTTCAAGGCGCATCGACTGGGCCAAGGTGTCGTGGAGTTGTCACTGCGCGCGGCGGTCGCGCACGAACTGGTGCATGCCGCGCGAAACTGGAGACCCGACTGCGTGGCGTCGCAGCCCAACGTGGTGGCGCAAGCGCAGGGCACGATCCCGCACATCATCCAGGATCTGGCAGCTTACCATGACGCGCTAATGCAGAGCGACTATCTGGCGGTGCGGCAGCGCAATTTCTTCAAGGAGCGGCTCATGGTTGAGCATCTGAACTGTGCCACTCCAAAAGAACGCGCCCGGATCGAAAGCTATTACCGGCCAATCGCCGTCGTCCTTGCGGCGCGAGACGACCAAAGCAACGAACCGGTGCCGAGCGATTGGAAAAGTCTCCGTTCCTACTTCGATCCGGTCACCAAAAGAGAATACACGGATTATCAAGTCGAGCTTCCGGAGGGACGGGCAATTCTTTGCCTGCGGAAAGGCGCCTCGCCTCAAATCGGTCTGGACGCTGCCAAACGGCTGCTGGACTTGGGCCAGCCGGCTCAAGTCAACGACAGCGCGGCGCGGATCAAGGGCGTGCGCATCTCCGAGTTGAGCTATAACGAATTGAACTCCTCGTGTCTGCGGCCCATCAGCATGGCCCGGATGCAATTCTACACTTCATTTTCGCCCGCGAAGACGCTCGACATCCTGCGCGGCACGTCTGACGAACCGACGACCGAGAACCTTATCGAGGCGTTGCGGCCGTGCTTTGTGTTGCGTTACAGCGACACCTATTGCCGGATCAAACCGGCCGAGATGATCCGGGTGAAATATCGCACGCCGACCGGAGAGAAAAAGAACCCGTGCTGGGATGCGAGCCAGGCTCTGTGCGGTCTGCGAAGTCCGGCCAACGATCCGAACATGCGAGACCGGCTGCAAAACCCGAAATGGGGTCTCATCATCATCGAAGGGGAAAAAAAGGCGGCTCTGCTGGCGCAGATGTGCGTGGAGCGCAGCCTGCCCTATCACGTGATGTCGCTGCCCGGGGTCTGGATGGGGCTGGCCCGCGGAAAACTGGTCGAGGAGTTGAATCAGTTCGGGATGCAGGACGCAAGCGGCCGGAGGCGCAACTGCCACATTTTTTTCGACAACGACAAGGCGTTCAAGGCGGGGGTCACCCATGCATTGATCGAAACCGCTGCCGCGCTTCAACGCGCCGGTGCCCGCGTCTTTGTGCCCAACCTGCCGTTCGGCAAAAAAGTAAAAGGGACGGACGATTATGCCATGGCCCATTGCCGGCGCGGAGACATGATCGATTATCAGCCGCTGATCGACATCCTCGAGAACGCGGTGCATGTGCCCGAGCGCCCCCGCAAGGTCAAGTATCCGGCCTCGGAACAGGAGCGCGAGATCAACCGCAAGCTCAACGAGGCGGAGCAGATTCATGAGCTGCAGAGCGCGCTCAGGGAGAACCGGCTGGACGGACCGGAATCGCGCCAGCTTTTTCTGCTGCAAGCTCCCTATCTTTTCAAGAGCAGCACCGAGCGCCAGAATTCGACGTTCTGGGACAGTC